The window AGGAAGTAGGAACTAACCATAACTATAAGGATTTTGCACCTTGGATCCATCGCTCCACTTGTCcaccattttcttccattgaTGACAAAGGTATCTCCTTCCCTGCATGTAAGTTGACAGTTTAAGTATTAAATATACctataacaaacaaaacactTTAAGCACACTTGAAGATATATGTTTCCCAAAATTTCAACTGTCAATTTGGAAATGATTAACGAACtatgaatgaaaaatagagattgttaaaaaattagtCAAGAAAAGCCATTCAACATGCCTTTAGTTGAATgttcaatatataaaatatcctcacatttttttaagtcTGCCAACaggagggaaaaaaaatagagaatgtAATCCAATAAGCAGCAAGGAATTTTTTATCTAGTAAACAGATGAACTACATAATCAGAATAGCACTTTTCTATAGATAAATGTTTAACATCGTTACCTTGTAATTGAgcattcaatatttgttgcATCGGAGGATGCAACCTGTGGTTCAGTCATTGCAAATCCAGACCGTATCTTCCCTTCAAGCAAAGGAATAAGCCATTCATGTAGCTGTTGTTTGTTGCCATACCGCAACAATACCTAATGAAAAAGATAGAATTATCAATAGCAGTTCCAATCATGTATGCTTACATCGTGTTTGTCAAACTTTAACTGAACCATTGGTGGCAAAGATACCAACAGATTAGTGATTATAACATACAATACTCCACCTACGCAGAGGATATTCAACACCCAAAATTCTAAACGTAAAAGAGTATAAATTCAATGGAAAATACATAAAGGTTTATTCATTCATTGGTCTATTCAATTTGTTAAAGTGTATATGCTTACAGCAGTGTCAAGAATTCAGGGAATCTATAAAGCTAGCGACCTTCCAGGCAGAATTCAGGCTATAAAATTGGATCTTACCTCCATATTTCCAGTGTCAGGTGCGCCACAATTAAACACCTGAGGTGCCCAAATAGATCGACCCATTATCTCACAGAGGTGCCCATATTCAAGATTGGAGAGGCCAGCACCAAGAAGAAGATTTTCCGCACCAGCTGAAACGATGTGGCTAGTTCCATTGAAAAGCAGTTTCCTTGCTCTAGCAGCACTATCAAACTGCACAAGAAATCTTATTTCTTAAACTGATATTTAAAGGAATAACAGTACAAGTATATAGATTAAATCAGAGAAGAGATAAAATACAAACAGGTATCCACAAGTTCCATAAGCCTTCTTTTTTAGCCATCTCCTTTAGTTTCTCTTCCTCTGGGTGAATGGTCCACCGTAAGGAAGACTGAGCAAGTTTGTAAAATTCATTTTCCATAGGGTATATATGATCGTCCATGAACTTAATCAACTTGGTTCTCAACTCCATGACCTTTTTACTGGGGACGAACTTTCCTTCATCTTTGAGAATCCCCCAATCTTCACCCTCCTTCCTTGTATATTGTGAATCAACTTGTACAATTGAATCTGAAGTTGTTGAAATGGGAAATAGCACCTTATGAAATAGCCTTAGTTATGTTCTACTAGAAGTGAAAAGCTTTATTAGACAAAAAAACTACCAGATGGGGGATTCTCAGGCAGCAAAGACTTTTGTTCAATAAATACCCAAGCAGCATCAACTAAAGCATTAGCCTTTTGTACAGCAATCTGAGCACTCTCACCCCCTGATGCATTTCCCTGCATTCTCAAAAGGAAACTGTGATTattgcaatttaaaaattcaaaatccatTCTTTCGTTTTTCCATGCTGCCAAGTGTATTCAATTAACTGATAAGATACCATAATCCATCGACTGTAAATTCCAGCAAAGATTGCAGCTCCTCGAAAAATGGAGAAGGCAACATAAAATTTCCATGCAGAAAACGGCCATGGTTTTCCCTGCAACAAGGAAATTCCAGAAAAAGTGAATCTCAAGAACCAGTggaataaatttgaaacaatgaATCTTCATTTACGTCAGCTAGATCATGCACTGGCCCATGAACATTCATTTTCCTTGGACCGAAtaaatatcaaactaaaaaattacttaaattGAATCTAAGCTGATTTTTATCTGTATCATAGGAGCTCAAAGGAAACTTAGGGATTTATTACTTAGAccatatttacaatttatttacaTAAACAAGAAGTCAGACACATATCAATAATTGATAAACGCTCAAGGACTGCAAAGATAACGGAACAACAAGATACTGACATTACTTCTAGATAAGTTGCACCTTCAATTCCTTATCATCAAGCCTTCAATATATGGTTACAAGATGCTTTCTTCATGGCTATTTGTTTCAAGGCTAACGTAGAAACGAAAAATCTAGGACGGGAAATGTGAAAACATAGGTATCTGTTATTATCAAAAGAACCTGATTAATATTGCAAAAGTTTTTACTCGGGAAATCTTCAATAGCCATATACTAATGAATTAATTGAAACTTTAAGTTATTATCCCTAATCAAAATCAAGTGAGTTCAATTAATTAAGTCTAGAAACAATAACTAATTATTacaatctaattaatttaccacattatattaatataaagtaaTTTGTGTCGATTCTAAAAGAAACGAACAGAGATGGGcataaaataagaaagttccattaataacataataataataaaaaaaacaattaatgtatatatatattcaagatAATGCATGACCTTCGTAATAAAAAcccatttatttaaaatgttaacaaaagaacaaaaattggTGGCGTCACCAACTATCATGCGGGTGAACCACAAAACTCAAATACTTGACCGAATAATTCTGATAATAACTACTTACAGCGATAGAACAGTAACGAGCCAAATATTCTGTTAATGAAGGTATCCCTTCCAAAGTTCCAATATTGTTAAAACCACTTGCTGTATTTGGAAGGTCAGAGTGGATGTCCAAGATGTAAGGCTGGAAAGAAATGGAAGTAGTACAGCTTCAATATGTGTGAGCACATGAATAGAAATTATCCAACAATTAACAGCGTGCTGATGTTACAAGTTAAAATGCTGAAACATTATGGTGATTCTTGAACATTGTAGAACAGAAATTCCCTACCAGGCAGAAATAAGCAACATCACACATTTGATTTCCAACCGTGGACAGCTCCCAATCAAGAATGCCTATTACTCGGTCCTGCACTCTCAAAGGATGAAACAACGTGcaagttttatttatctatataCACCTCAACTTCAGCAATAAACATCcaagaaataataaatgttagCAGGGCGCCAGACTTTACAAAGATTAAAACTCATCCTCTTGGTTGAACaagcaaaaaacaaaatggaggACATGGACATTCAAaggatatatttatatagaagaAATAGCAGACCTCGGAGGGATGAAATATAAGATTATCAATTCGAAAATCTCCATGAACTAAGCCAGCTGTGACACCTGAAGAATCTTCTGAAGGAATATGTGCACGTAGCCACTCAATTAGTGCAAACATTTTTGGATTTCCATCTACTTTACCCTCATTGGTTGATGAAATATACTGTTTTGCCCACCTTTCAATCTATGGGGAAAACAAAACAGAAGTTTATAAGCAATATTACTTGGTTTGGCTAACAGCGTTGTTATGACCAGTCCATCCTCACAAAATAGCACAGGGAAGAAAATTTCAAGGACTCATAATCCATAGGAACAGAATAAAGATTTAGGACACACCTGTCGCTTACAATAGTTATCTGGACGCCCAAATTTTCCTAGACCAATAGCATTCACATCAACAGAATGTAGAGAAGCTAAACTTTTCGCAGCTTCTAAATATATTGCTCTTCTAGTTTCAGGAGCAACTCCCTAATGCAATAACAGTCAATCCATCAGAATCAAGTCAATTGCATAGCTAGTAAAACTTCAGAATTTACTAAAGATACCTCCAATTTGGGGTCTAAAAAGATTCGTCCGTTCAAGTACTccataatataaaatggagTACCAATTACACTTGAATCATTACACAGGCAGACAACTTTGGGAACTGGAACCTGTGTATGATTACCCAATGCTTGAAGAACCTATCACATCAGAGATTCAAAGTGGAGATCAAAACCTTCAAGTCCCTACAGCTACATCAATTCGGAAAATTATAAGAAGTATTAcacttctctctttttagcattaaaaaattaagctaGCTCACCGATTAGTTGGACTGCCTACTGATTCtttgatataaaaaagttGTATTCACAATTATAGAGTTgtgaagttttcttttaatcagtTAACACAAGTCAAATGAAGTTGTGATCGATTCTCGTTCGATTTCTATCTGTTGTTAGGTAATGGAATCACCTGAAACTCCCTCTCAACGGCGTGAGCAGAGTGGAGCAGGACGCCGGGAGGTTTCTTCCTCAAAACATACCGATTCGTGGAATCTCCGGAAGAAACTTCGATAAGATAAGTGGGATTTGATTGACCATGTCCGAACTAATCTCCAGAAATGGGAAAggaaaacacaaaatcaacGAAGAGAAATAAGATTAAAGCGATGAAATTAGGAGTAAGAGAAAGcatagaaagaagaagaacctgAGAGACGAGGAAATTAGAAGGGAAAGAAGGAAAAGCAGGAACGTTGGAGGAGCAGTAACGGAGCAAGGCATTGAGATCAAGGTGGTGAGCAGGAGAAATATGGCCAAGCAAATCAAGCGTAC of the Cucumis sativus cultivar 9930 chromosome 3, Cucumber_9930_V3, whole genome shotgun sequence genome contains:
- the LOC101207559 gene encoding probable acyl-CoA dehydrogenase IBR3, producing the protein MAKRTLDLLGHISPAHHLDLNALLRYCSSNVPAFPSFPSNFLVSQFGHGQSNPTYLIEVSSGDSTNRYVLRKKPPGVLLHSAHAVEREFQVLQALGNHTQVPVPKVVCLCNDSSVIGTPFYIMEYLNGRIFLDPKLEGVAPETRRAIYLEAAKSLASLHSVDVNAIGLGKFGRPDNYCKRQIERWAKQYISSTNEGKVDGNPKMFALIEWLRAHIPSEDSSGVTAGLVHGDFRIDNLIFHPSEDRVIGILDWELSTVGNQMCDVAYFCLPYILDIHSDLPNTASGFNNIGTLEGIPSLTEYLARYCSIAGKPWPFSAWKFYVAFSIFRGAAIFAGIYSRWIMGNASGGESAQIAVQKANALVDAAWVFIEQKSLLPENPPSDSIVQVDSQYTRKEGEDWGILKDEGKFVPSKKVMELRTKLIKFMDDHIYPMENEFYKLAQSSLRWTIHPEEEKLKEMAKKEGLWNLWIPFDSAARARKLLFNGTSHIVSAGAENLLLGAGLSNLEYGHLCEIMGRSIWAPQVFNCGAPDTGNMEVLLRYGNKQQLHEWLIPLLEGKIRSGFAMTEPQVASSDATNIECSITREGDTFVINGRKWWTSGAMDPRCKILIVMGKTDVTAPLHKQQSMILVDIQTPGVIVKRPLTVFGFDDAPHGHAEIIFDNVRVPETNIILGEGRGFEIAQGRLGPGRLHHCMRLVGAAERGMQMAVQRALSRRVFGKLIAEQGSFLSDIAKCRVELEKTRLLVLEAADQLDRLGNKKARGTIAMAKVAAPAMALQILDMAMQVHGAGGLSSDTVLAHLWAAARTLRIADGPDEVHLGTIAKLELRRAKL